ATttcgaatgtgatgcaaggaacatcgtgctagGCGCGTGTACCGATGGCTTGAGTCCGTTTGGCAACCAaaacaccaaccatagcacatggcccgtgtttgtatggatgtacaacctcccccctggttgtgcatgaagttgAAGTACATACACATGAACATGctgattcaagggccgaaacaactgggaaataatattaatatgtatctggggctacttcaagaggagttagacacgttatggaaaacaccggccaagacatgggacgccagcaaaggcgCGTATTTCtatatgagagccgcgctgatcatgacggtgcacgactatctcggttacggatatgtcgcaggccaggtgtgccatggatattgcggatgcacgcggtgcatggatgatacaacgtctcagcagctaacgtcaaggaaagatggcgggtctgggaaaatcgtgtacatggggcatcaaAGATGGCTCGAGAAGGACGACCCATGGAGAAACTgtgagatctattcaatggtgaGGCTGAGCATtgaggacctccacgtaagcggagcgacgccgaaatcgatgagctgttgaaaaactggGAACAGTGCCCTGCGCCGGGAAAGACGATgaagaaggcgccggagccgctgctgaaggtatggaagacgaggtctgttttctgggacttggagtactggcacaaactcgacacacctcattgccttgatcaaatgcatatatgtaagaatgtccttgagaggTTGCTtgcgacactgatgaacatgccggataagaccaaggatgggccgaaggcaagaaaagacttgcaagatttgaaaatcagggaAGATCTGTACATGCCGCCCCGTAAAAAGTCAGAGGAGGCAGAGACAGAGACAGAGGCACGGGAGAAGAAGGGAAAAAagtaaaggaagaggattattgccccccttcttaCTTCACCTTAAGTCCGGCTGAGATCGATCAATTCTTCAAGTGCCTTaccggagtcaaagttagttctggttactgtggcaagataagcagatatctagacacgCAGAAGAAAATGTTCAGggggatgaagtcccatgactgtcatgtgatgatgacacagatactacctgttgcccttagagggataatggacaagcacgcCCGTGACACGCTTATCggtctctgcaactttttcgacgttatctctcgaaagtcgattAGTGTGAAtcagctccgaaggctacaggaagagattaTTATGATACtaaatgagcttgagatgtacttcccgcccgcgttctttgacgtcatggtgcacctgtgtgtccatattgtggacgacataatagacctggggccatcattcctgcacaacatgatgccgtttgagaggatgaatgggatcatcaaaggattcgtttgTAACATGTTCcgtccggatggaagcatcgtccagggctatctgacacaagagtgcatctctttctgcgagaattttctatatggtGCAGACCAGCCACCAggtgttggtttgcccgttaacaagcacaatgggaggctcgaaggagaaggtcactccaacggtcgcaGGGAACTGCACGTGGCCTACTCAGATCGACGCAACGACTTTGACAAAGCAAACTTGGttgtgctacaacacctagaccaGGTAGATCCTTTCGCGACACTTCCTTTCGCGGCATTGCACAAAGAAACtatcgcaaagaagtatcgtgaccgggtggtatgcaggacggacgccgaagttactagagagcacaactccactttcctgcattggttcaaagagcatattattgctaatcccccagaagagggctctaaggacgaattactcatatacgccttagcacatggcccctcgcccaacctcgTCACCTACCAGGAttacgatatcaacggatacaaGTTCTACACAgaggccaaagatatggacagtgatgatcagaactcaggggtgacgatggaatggATGACCGGCAGCGATAACGGCGCAACTGAGAGATTTTGCGGAAGGGttgaggagatctgggagcttgactactctggactgcacaacgcgacgatgttccgtgtcagatgggctaagaatgtcgaaagaCAAAACCGGTATTTCAGtaccatgactatacccgacgccaagagcactaaccgtgaacgctatcgcaaaaaatgagccatgggtacacgctaagcacgtgacacaatgcttcttcaaaACCGACCCGTGCAATCCCAGctgtgttgtcgtgaggagaggcaaaaggaacatcattggaatggatggagtcaccaacgaggaagactacaatgagggaagatgacaatgacgtcaaaagaagaatcaatactacattacctaagaaagatcgtactccatggaaaaggGAAAGACACAATGAGGGGAtcaattattcttcaacgaacaagaagggaaagaagctcaCTCAAAAACGAAAACGTCGACGCTGAGGAACcgttatcggtcaaatgatgtaatatatatgttcctattttgtgtACACACTTAACCATTATGCATGGGTCAAATGAaataatatatatgttcctattttgtatacatacttaatcgtcaaatgatgcaatatatatcgccttAGATATATACATTGTATCACCTTCCCTTCGTTTACTGCTCCCcggaaaaaaggaaaagaaaagaaaagaaaaagaagaaaagaaaagggagagaaaataaaggaaaataAAATAGAAGAAACAAACAGGAAAACTGCTATAGGTACtagttatagcagtagcgcttttctgAAAAAGAGCTATAGCTAGTCAAGGTAGCAGTAGCGCTGTCTGGGGAAACACACTATAGCTACCTGTGATAGCAGCAACGCTTTTTGGctaaacgcgctatagctaacttagctatagcgcgttttgccggaacgcgctactactatctTGACTTAACCCCCCAAATCCCCACTCTCTGCTTCTTCCCGCCTCTGCTTCTTCCCCCAAATCCCCAGTCTCTCTTCCCCCCTAGTCGCAGCCGGAGCCCTGCCCTCGCCGCGCCCCTGCGCTCGCCCTCGACCCCGGCGCTCGCCCTCCACCCCCAACCCCGGCGACCTCGCCCTCGCCCCGGACCCTGGCCCCAGTGCTCGCCCCCATCTCCCTGTCCCCGGCGACCCTCGGTGCCGTGCCGTCTCCCACGACCCCGCCTTGCCTCGGTGCCGCGCTATCTCCCCCGaccccatctctctctctcctcccctcttCTCTGCTATTTAGTGCTAGTTAGTATGAATACTAGGCTATTTTTTAGTGTAAGAAAAAACATATGATTATATAGGTTTCTTgcatttttttagttaaagcaattgttGCTATTTAAATTTTATAGTGCTAGTTAGTTAATTAGAATTAGTATGAAACCTAGGACAGATTAGTTAAAGATCCTGTTGCTATTTaaatttttttagttaaagcaattgttGCTATTTAAAAAACCGAATTTGAAGTGGACAGATTAGTTAAAGCAATTGTTGCTATTtaatttttttagttaaagcaattgttGCTATTTAAGAAAACATAATTTGAAGTGGACAGATTAGTTGAAGCAACTGTTGCTATTTAAATTTTTTGGTTAAAGCAATTGTTGCTATTTTTTAGTTTCAAATTTAGGTAGGCTGAATTTAGTTTAGAATATTGTGAAGAAAAATGACTTCTTGCATTTTTTCTTCATGTTCtatatttttcttccttttatatgcaaatttgaagtggacatatgatatgtggacatgtcatttggacatgtcatatttggaatttggacatgtcatttggacatgtgatgttttggacatgtcatatttggaaaatgatgattatgtgcagggtaaatgatccgagtggcctatgtttcgccggaatgttgattcatttccgttccggtgaaTTTCAGGCGCCCGATATGTCCacttttagcaaaggtcatgccgaattttttcgtgaattttggcatgacttgtgctagaaagtaggcatatcgagtgccGGGATTTGCTGGGaaacgacattccggcaaacatagatcttttttttatgtcatttctcattttttatagttttagaattaaacgaggagacttaaCCATAGGAAACTTGTCAAACAACGAAGAAACCGGTCCCTCTGACCATGATACAGGcgagatggattatgagggtgaacaatAGTACCTTGACTTTTTTTCTGGTGAAAGCAAATTTGTGCCTAGACGAGAAGTAAATATGTGCTTCTTGTGAAAGTATAGTTTTTTTCAAGAAGTACAGTTGTGCTTCTCACAAAAACACATATATGCCACGAGAAACAAATCAGTGTCTCTGATGGAAGCATGGATTTTTTCCCCTTTTCTGAAAAGCATAGATGTGCTTCTTGCGAAAGCAAATATGTGCCTCCATGAAGCATAAATTTTCCCCTTTTCTGAGAAGCACGGTTGTGCCTTTCACGGAAACATAAACTTTTTCACGCAAAAAAACATCTGTGTTTTTCTCAGCAAAACATGGGGAGGACCTAGTGAAAATCAAAAGGCCAAAAGGACCGGGAAAAACTATATAAAATGCGTAAGAAAAACAAACGAAATTCAGAGGGAGCACCAAACATGCGACATCTGGCGCGCACCGCTTGACGTGCTCCCAAGGCACCAAAAGTGTCCCTTGGAGGCCTCAACAAGGGTAACTTCCAGTTAGTTGCCCAAAAAAAACTCATCTCTCTTTGTGTTTTTTTATTAAAACTCTCAAATTATGACAACTAATAACATATAATAAAATGTGACACCTGTCACCATCAGAAAAGACCTGATAACTTTTGCTAAAGGTACGCCTTAATCTGCGATTTCGCCGTCGCCTCGTATTGTATCAATCCGACTCGTTTTGTGAGAGTACGATTTCTTGACGGAACGGACTCGTCGTGTGAAGCATGGGCTCGCCGGCTCGTGGGCCGAAAAAGAGGGCCACATCTTTAAGCTTTGGGATGTCCGTGAAGCATTTCGGATACATCGCATTTGTCTCCTCTCCCGAGCTCCTGTGCTCCCCTGCTCACCTACCAGTCCCGTCTTCCCAAGATTTCCAGATCAAGCAGAGAGCCATGGCGAACCTCCTCTCCTCGGCCCCGATCCACGCGTCGCTCCCGGACTGCTTCGTCTTCCCGCCCGATCAGCGCCCGCCGGCCTCCTCTCAGGCCGTCTCCCTCCCGGTCATCGACCTCTCTCGCGGCCGCGACGAGGTCCGCCGCGCCGTCCTCGACGCCGGCAAGGAGCTCGGGTTCTTCCAGGCCAGTCCAAACTCACAGATCCCTTTCAATTATATACTTCATCTCTCGGTATTTCGTGGTCAAAGCACCTGACCGGCTGACCGCCGCGCGGTGATGTGTGCAGGTGGTCAACCACGGCGTCTCTGCGGAGGCGATACGGGACATGGAGGCGGTGTGCGCGGAGTTCTTCCGGCTCCCTGCGGAGGAGAAGGCGGCCTTCTACTCGGAGGACACGGACAAGCCCAACCGGCTCTTCTCCAGCACCACCTACGAGCTCGGCGATGAGAAGTACTGGCGGGACTGCCTCCGCCTCGCTTGCGGCTCGCCCGTCGGCGACACCAAGAACAACTGGCCCGACAAGCCCAAAAAGCTCCGGTAAATTCACGATGCCAACTCAATCATATGATACCCgattttttttttttgatttgACTAATTTTTTGTGTTGACTGCAGCGAGGTGGTGGAGAAGTTCGTGGAGCCGACGAGAGGCGTGGGGATGGAGCTGCTGCGGCTGCTGTGCGAGGGCATGGGGCTCCGTCCGGACTACTTCGAAGGGGACCTCACCGGCGGCGACGTGATCATCAACGTTAACCACTACCCGCCGTGCCCTGCCCCGGGCCTGACGCTCGGCCTGCCGCCCCACTGCGACCGGAACCTCATCACTCTCCTGCTCCAGAGCACCGTGCCCGGCCTCCAGGTCTCCTACAAGGGCGACTGGATCAACGTCGAGTCCGTGCCCAACGCCTTCGTCGTCAACTTCGGCCACCTGCTCGAGGCATCCATCCATTGATCACTTCCCCCTTTCCCTCAGATTGCTCATTTTTCAATGTGGGATTAATGATGCAGATTGCGACCAACGGGGTTTTGAAGAGCATCGAGCACCGGGCGATGACCAACGCCGCGCTGGCACGGACGTCGGTGGCGACGTTCATCATGCCGGCCGCGGACATCCCCATCGGCCCAGCGGAGGAGCTCGTCGGCGAGGGCAACCCGCCGCGCTACCGCACTGTCACTTTCGACGAGTTCATGCGCGTGTACAAGACCGtcggcgcgcggagggagagcGTGGAGAAGGCCTTCAAGCTTTAGACCTCAGCTCACCTGTATCTGATTTGGAGATCAGTTGCAGAGCAGCAAAGAAACTTGATTGGTGATCTAGCTACTAGGTCGGAGTAAAATAAATTTAAAAACAGCAACTGGTGATTGTGAGGTGGAAATCACGTTTCTGCTATATCGACGCTGCTTGATTCGAGAATACAAGTTCAATGTGTGTCCGTGTATCATTTACACATGGGTGGGTAAAATCATCGAAACATGACACACACATCTTAGATTCTGAAGATTTTTTAGGGTACATCATAATGCCTATCTACATTGGCCAAAGAACGCAGTCGACACCACTGCAACATTCTTCGCCCGAGAGCCAAATGTGCATCATGCCACCAGGAACGCCGCCCCGACATCCAAAACCCTGAGACTCACCCGAGAGCCAAATGTGCATCATGCCACCAGGAACGCCGCCCCGACATCCAAGACCCTGAGACTCAGCCCACTGCCCACATTGGCAACTCGTCAACCACGAAAGGAAGAGTAGGAAGGCGCCTCTTTCCGGTCCTTACTTGACATCAGCCACCGAATCATGGCGGATTGGCAACGAAGGCACCCACACGGCGTCCTCAACAAGTACCACTTGAATCAAAGAACGCAGTCAACACCGCTGCAACATTGTTCGCCGGAGGGCCAAATGTGCAGCCTGCAACCCAGGGTCGCCGCCCCGACATCCAAGACCCTCATAATCTCCCCATTGCCCTTTTTTTATAAAGAGTTGTATTAATTAAAAGGAAACATTGTTCTTATAATCTTGCATAACACCACCAGGCAACTCTCTACATCTAAACTGGACAAGACTATGGGCTAAACTATTGACATTTCTATGCCCACTACCCACATTGGCAACTCGTCAACCACAGAAGGAAGAGTAGGAAGGCGCCTCATTGCAGTCGTTGCTCGACATCAGCCAGTGAATCATGGCGGATTGGCGACGAAGGCGCCAACACCGACGTCCCCAACCAATACCACTTGAATCGGGAGGGAACAAGATTCCGTGGTTGTCGATGGCCCGTCATCGAGAATGTCACAGGCATACTCCCTCTGGCTTTGGCCCAGACAAACCCGAAGGACGCATCACTCGTATAGGAGTCGAAAGATCCCACACCAAGGCTACCTCTCCCAGAGTCGCATAAACCATCACCACCAACACAAACCGCCTCACCACACGTTCGCGGCACTCCACCACCTCCCGCTCGGGGAAGCACCCAGCACCTCCATCTCGTAGCCATTCCCGACCCTCCTCGGGCCCAGATTTGGTCCACCCGAGCACGAGCCTCAGGCCAGAGCCGTTAAGCACCATCGTGTGGCCGCTGCGTGGGGCCACACCGCATCTGTGCCTAGGAGCACCATAGACGGCACACTCTAGGCCACGTGTTCCGCCTGCGACTAGAGCTCACTTGGCGCAACCACTAGAACGCAGGTCATGACCCAGATCTGGCGGGAACCGACATGGGGGGGTGCTCCatatgagggagtcctggactaaggggtcctcgggtggcCGGCCTACCTCTCATGGGCCGGACTGTTGGGCCGCATTGTGTCCGGTTTAAAAACTTTTCTGCCTTGGTGTGTGCTCCAAGTCAAGATGGAAGATCCGGTGTTCCCATCTATGTAACAGACTATATGTAAACCCTAGTACCcatggtgtctatataaactagagagtttagtccgtagaggctagaagAACAATCACCATCCTACTAGTTAGGGTTTTGTTTGTCTAATCTCGTGGTAGGTCTACTCTGAAACCCCCTTATACACAagcaatataatcaagcaggacgtagggttttaccacttagagagggcccgaacctgggtaaatatcgtgtcCCACGTCTATTGTT
This sequence is a window from Aegilops tauschii subsp. strangulata cultivar AL8/78 chromosome 7, Aet v6.0, whole genome shotgun sequence. Protein-coding genes within it:
- the LOC109749040 gene encoding 2'-deoxymugineic-acid 2'-dioxygenase; translated protein: MSVKHFGYIAFVSSPELLCSPAHLPVPSSQDFQIKQRAMANLLSSAPIHASLPDCFVFPPDQRPPASSQAVSLPVIDLSRGRDEVRRAVLDAGKELGFFQVVNHGVSAEAIRDMEAVCAEFFRLPAEEKAAFYSEDTDKPNRLFSSTTYELGDEKYWRDCLRLACGSPVGDTKNNWPDKPKKLREVVEKFVEPTRGVGMELLRLLCEGMGLRPDYFEGDLTGGDVIINVNHYPPCPAPGLTLGLPPHCDRNLITLLLQSTVPGLQVSYKGDWINVESVPNAFVVNFGHLLEIATNGVLKSIEHRAMTNAALARTSVATFIMPAADIPIGPAEELVGEGNPPRYRTVTFDEFMRVYKTVGARRESVEKAFKL